Proteins encoded together in one Penaeus vannamei isolate JL-2024 chromosome 11, ASM4276789v1, whole genome shotgun sequence window:
- the LOC113823480 gene encoding polycomb group protein Psc, whose amino-acid sequence MSPLRRVKLTELNAHLVCVLCSGYFVDATTIIECLHTFCKTCIVRYLHTSSFCPICDVQVHKTKPLLSLREDRTLQDVVFKLVPGLFHSETRRRHHFYKEHPEAGGDRTEQSLRERRHFFHVDDQISLSLEYLPAPPSSSSATHAQVQAHVQALKPPLKLSNGQHLKPVAKQEAGGGGGGGAGGVEQQEDEKSQALAVVASEDKEAVKEELVKKEEEEADDKEAVNGKAVHKRYLRCPAAVQVSHLEKFIRLKYGLQPATHRVDIMHGEDCLMGELTLLDVVYMYKWTEDAPLRLLYTVTAIPQSRKRPRINGTRAITAADSDAPPPKLPRTQAPQEVSQTPPAGSSVVPVPAKPPCVQEQGGDEPMETEAGVKEAPTTEPEKKPAVTLSCAPAGVSAATQPQQTTGVAIASSAAKPQAAQVVGAALTSAPVASRGRPAVTTTTPATTAPRVALPHPPKALHAASSASPGAAPAPAVATAALCATTASAGAAASAPGRTQAARPLVNGIADGAAKPQGPPAAQPNKVPQPIIPTRPRLGRPPNASRIAAVNMRPPGPRLGDARPPRPPAPAAKMAPQPQAGAGRGSPTVSASLSVQNRLISISGPPVRPNSAKVSVKRPGDGRASEAGGAPQEGPAAAGPAAPAPATSAATSTTTAAQSFPPAATQRLPGSGIAPQRPQGAPGGPRPAGPSAASAPRPGAPATQRPSLAGVPRPPTPSAPRPPAPATQRPSGPAALRPGAPAPQRHPGAAGPRAPAPRRSAGPGHAAFPAGAAAAPRPGAPAAQRPPASGPRPAGASPAQRPHLAPGAQRPQGVSPGMAAMQRPASAAARPSGTPVSSKTPNGTVHPRPPPSAGAQTQRSQATQCAARLADGSGPQRPPAPAASPRPATPKTPSHDGSAPSPQPPATPPASRSTPSPRALPGAGMAYASGPPTPSAGAPQLQSKGGAPASVGGCNKQSMGRPPVSSAQARPPQPAAHPSAKTPPSKTPQQSPSGVKSSPKSPGRGRGGGAGSPTILSIAHNLASRQKQQQQQQQQQQQQQQQQQQQQQQQQQQQQQQQQQQQQQQQQQQQQQQQQQQQQQLQQQQQQQQLQQQQQLQQHHHHQQQQQHQQMQQQQQMQQRSSTPTTPTTPTSTMLTPVSVPSGQVTSQQAYGASTAPGGGNMYPGSVGGGFMSPALAAAAYMASAYGDPPTLNDVAAMTNLITLSQAAARIREFNLANMVSETLPRPLEPTPIDLSPTSKAAPQTPLTNGRAHKTTAHSGAGGKGASTVTKSPSSKSSRVSAVASPATPTISSPTPEVTITKLPSTSAGATTSSSSTPASAAAGKGVSVPGLVKLGGGNTNTVSITKRPASSSRIVAKSPANASVRQIPNPSFVRHQSEARNNNNLPKTASSAAAASATSSASFVKAGINSSKAYTMAKQGGMGGPVAGKQGGPGMGKQGHGTGNSPLKDMGPLPDTSSSILKMEHLTRSLAAAPASAASSARLFDSR is encoded by the exons ATGAGTCCCCTCCGGCGGGTGAAGCTGACGGAGCTCAACGCCCACTTGGTGTGCGTGCTGTGCTCCGGCTACTTCGTCgacgccaccaccatcatcgagTGCCTGCACACCTTCTGCAAGACGTGTATCGTGCGAtacctccacacctcctccttctgccccatCTGCGACGTGCAG GTACACAAGACGAAGCCCTTGCTGTCCCTTCGCGAGGACCGGACGCTGCAGGACGTGGTGTTCAAGCTGGTGCCGGGGCTGTTCCACTCGGAGACGCGGCGGAGGCACCACTTCTACAAGGAGCATCCCGAGGCCG GCGGCGACCGGACGGAGCAGAGCCTGCGGGAGCGGCGCCACTTCTTCCACGTGGACGACCAGATCTCGCTGTCCCTGGAGTACCTGCCGGCGCCGCCCTCGTCGTCGTCCGCCACCCACGCCCAGGTGCAGGCCCACGTGCAGGCCCTGAAGCCGCCCCTCAAGCTCAGCAATGGACAGCACCTCAAGCCCGTCGCTAagcaggaagcaggaggaggaggaggaggaggagcggggggcgtggagcagcaggaggacgaGAAGAGCCAGGCCTTGGCGGTGGTGGCGAGCGAGGACAAGGAGGCCGTGAAGGAGGAGCTGgtcaagaaggaggaagaggaggcggacgaTAAGGAAGCTGTCAATGGCAAG GCTGTGCACAAGCGGTACCTGCGGTGTCCGGCAGCGGTGCAGGTGTCACACTTGGAGAAGTTCATCCGCCTCAAGTACGGCCTCCAGCCCGCCACGCACAGG GTGGACATCATGCACGGCGAGGACTGCCTGATGGGCGAGCTGACGCTGCTCGACGTGGTTTACATGTACAAGTGGACGGAGGACGCCCCGCTGCGGCTCCTCTACACGGTCACGGCCATCCCGCAGTCCCGCAAGCGGCCCAGGATCAACGGCACGCGGGCCATCACCGCCGCCGACTCGGACGCGCCGCCGCCGAAGCTCCCCCGGACGCAGGCGCCGCAGGAGGTGAGCCAGACGCCCCCCGCCGGCTCCTCCGTCGTGCCGGTGCCCGCGAAGCCGCCCTGCGTCCAGGAGCAGGGCGGGGACGAGCCCATGGAGACCGAGGCGGGCGTGAAGGAGGCGCCGACGACGGAGCCCGAGAAGAAGCCGGCCGTAACGCTGAGCTGCGCGCCCGCGGGCGTGAGCGCCGCGACGCAACCGCAGCAGACGACGGGCGTCGCCATCGCGTCCTCCGCCGCCAAGCCACAGGCCGCCCAGGTGGTCGGCGCCGCCCTCACGTCAGCCCCCGTGGCGTCGCGGGGCCGCCCggctgtcaccaccaccacgccgGCCACCACCGCCCCCAGGGTGGCCCTGCCGCACCCCCCGAAGGCCCTGCACGCCGCGTCCAGTGCCTCGCCTGGCGCCGCTCCCGCGCCCGCCGTCGCCACCGCCGCGCTGTGCGCCACGACCGCCTCCGCCGGCGCTGCGGCCTCCGCGCCCGGGCGAACGCAGGCCGCCCGCCCCCTCGTCAACGGCATCGCCGATGGCGCCGCCAAGCCGCAGGGCCCGCCGGCGGCCCAGCCCAACAAGGTGCCGCAGCCCATCATCCCGACGCGGCCGCGGCTCGGGCGGCCGCCCAACGCCTCCCGCATCGCAGCGGTCAACATGAGGCCGCCCGGACCGAGGCTGGGCGACGCgcggcccccccgcccccccgcgccGGCCGCCAAGATGGCGCCGCAGCCGCAGGCGGGCGCCGGCAGGGGCAGCCCCACCGTGTCCGCCAGCCTCAGCGTGCAGAACCGCCTGATCAGCATCAGCGGCCCGCCCGTGCGCCCCAACTCCGCCAAGGTGTCGGTCAAGCGCCCTGGCGACGGCCGGGCGAGCGAGGCCGGCGGGGCCCCGCAGGAGGGCCCTGCCGCCGCGgggcccgccgcccccgcccccgccacctCCGCCGCTACTTCCACCACGACGGCGGCGCAGAGCTTTCCTCCCGCGGCTACGCAGAGACTCCCCGGCAGCGGCATAGCGCCCCAGCGGCCTCAAGGCGCCCCTGGCGGCCCTCGCCCCGCGGGCCCCTCCGCCGCCTCCGCGCCGCGCCCGGGAGCGCCCGCCACGCAGCGCCCCTCGTTGGCCGGCGTCCCGCGGCCCCCGACGCCCTCcgccccgcgcccgcccgcccctgcGACGCAGCGACCTTCGGGACCGGCCGCCCTTCGCCCGGGCGCGCCCGCCCCACAGCGCCATCCCGGTGCCGCGGGGCCCCGCGCCCCGGCACCCCGGCGCTCAGCGGGCCCCGGGCATGCCGCCTTCCCCGCCGGCGCGGCCGCCGCCCCGCGCCCCGGTGCCCCCGCCGCGCAGCGCCCGCCAGCCAGCGGCCCGCGGCCCGCCGGCGCCTCGCCCGCGCAGCGCCCTCACCTTGCGCCCGGGGCACAGCGCCCGCAAGGCGTGTCCCCGGGAATGGCCGCCATGCAGCGTCCTGCCTCCGCCGCGGCGCGCCCTTCCGGCACGCCCGTGTCCTCCAAGACGCCCAATGGTACCGTCCACCCGCGGCCGCCCCCGTCGGCGGGCGCGCAGACGCAGCGCTCGCAGGCGACTCAGTGCGCGGCCAGACTCGCGGACGGCAGCGGCCCCCAGCGCCCGCCCGCCCCTGCGGCCTCCCCGCGCCCGGCCACGCCCAAGACGCCCTCGCACGACGGTTCGGCGCCCTCGCCGCAGCCGCCCGCCACGCCACCCGCCTCCCGCTCCACGCCCTCGCCTAGGGCGCTGCCCGGCGCCGGCATGGCGTATGCAAGCGGGCCGCCCACGCCCTCCGCCGGCGCACCCCAGCTGCAGTCGAAGGGTGGCGCGCCCGCCTCCGTCGGCGGGTGCAACAAGCAGAGCATGGGCCGCCCTCCCGTGTCCAGCGCCCAGGCCCGCCCCCCGCAGCCCGCCGCCCACCCCAGTGCCAAAACCCCGCCCAGCAAGACGCCGCAGCAGTCCCCCTCGGGCGTGAAAAGCTCGCCCAAGTCGCCCGGGCGAGGGCGCGGGGGCGGCGCCGGCTCGCCCACCATCCTGAGCATCGCCCACAACTTGGCCAGCCGCcagaagcaacagcagcagcagcaacagcagcagcagcagcagcaacaacaacaacaacaacaacaacaacaacaacaacaacaacaacaacaacaacaacaacaacaacaacaacaacaacaacaacaacaacaacaacaacagcagcagcagcagcagcagcagctacagcaacaacagcagcagcagcagctacagcaacagcaacagctgcagcagcaccaccatcatcaacagcaacaacagcatcaacaaatgcaacagcagcagcagatgcAGCAGCGCAGCTcgacgcccaccacgcccaccacgcccaccagcACCATGCTGACCCCCGTCAGCGTCCCCAGCGGTCAGGTGACCAGCCAGCAGGCGTACGGCGCGAGCACGGCGCCCGGCGGCGGGAACATGTACCCGGGCAGCGTGGGCGGCGGCTTCATGTCCCcggcgctggcggcggcggcgtacATGGCGTCTGCGTACGGCGACCCGCCCACGCTCAACGACGTGGCGGCCATGACCAACCTCATCACGCTGAGCCAGGCGGCCGCCCGCATCCGCGAGTTCAACCTGGCCAACATGGTGTCGGAGACGCTGCCGCGGCCGCTGGAGCCCACGCCCATCGACCTGTCGCCCACGTCGAAGGCCGCTCCGCAGACGCCGCTCACCAACGGCCGCGCCCACAAGACCACCGCCCACTCCGGCGCGGGCGGCAAGGGCGCGTCGACCGTGACCAAGTCGCCCTCGTCCAAGAGCAGCCGCGTAAGCGCCGTCGCcagccccgccacgcccaccaTCTCGTCGCCCACGCCCGAGGTCACCATCACCAAGCTCCCCAGCACGTCCGCGGGCGCCACCACCAGCAGCTCGTCCACGCCCGCGTCCGCCGCCGCGGGGAAGGGCGTGTCCGTGCCCGGCCTGGTCAAGCTGGGCGGCGGCAACACCAACACCGTGTCCATCACCAAGCGGCCGGCCTCCAGCAGCCGCATCGTGGCCAAGTCCCCCGCCAACGCCTCCGTCAGGCAGATCCCGAACCCGTCCTTCGTGCGCCACCAGTCCGAGGCcaggaacaacaacaacctgCCCAAGacggcctcctccgccgccgccgccagcgccaCCTCCTCGGCCTCCTTCGTCAAGGCCGGAATCAACTCTTCCAAGGCGTACACGATGGCCAAGCAGGGCGGCATGGGCGGCCCCGTGGCGGGCAAGCAGGGCGGCCCGGGGATGGGCAAGCAGGGCCACGGGACGGGCAACTCGCCCCTGAAGGACATGGGCCCCCTGCCGGACACGTCGTCGTCCATCCTGAAGATGGAGCACCTGACGCGGTCGCTGGCCGCCGctcccgcctccgccgcctcctcggCCAGGCTCTTCGACTCGAGATAG